A genomic region of Mesobacillus jeotgali contains the following coding sequences:
- a CDS encoding ABC transporter ATP-binding protein: MLHLNQIHRVFNEGTPDEKIALDNINLTLKKGDFVTVIGSNGAGKSTLMNIISGVMLPDHGQVSLDGKDVTYMSEYNRSKMIGRVFQDPMAGTAPSMTIEENLAIAFSRNKRRSLRLGVTKKRRELFQEVLESLHLGLENRLNAKVGMLSGGERQALSLLMATFTEPSILLLDEHTAALDPARAELITNLTKEIVDKYHLTTLMVTHNMQQALDLGNRLIMMDKGQIILEVDEEQKAKLTIEDLLNEFQRIRGTKMASDRALLS, from the coding sequence GTGCTGCACTTAAATCAGATTCATAGAGTCTTCAATGAGGGAACTCCAGATGAGAAAATCGCCCTGGATAATATCAATCTAACACTAAAAAAGGGAGACTTTGTCACTGTCATCGGAAGTAATGGAGCCGGCAAATCTACCTTGATGAATATCATTTCTGGAGTTATGCTGCCTGACCATGGGCAAGTGTCGCTTGACGGCAAGGACGTTACCTATATGTCAGAATACAACCGCTCAAAGATGATTGGACGGGTATTCCAGGATCCAATGGCGGGAACTGCTCCTAGCATGACAATCGAAGAAAATCTTGCGATTGCTTTTTCAAGGAACAAGCGTCGCTCGCTTCGCTTGGGCGTCACGAAGAAACGCCGTGAGCTTTTCCAGGAGGTGCTTGAGTCACTGCACCTCGGGCTTGAAAACCGGCTGAATGCCAAGGTTGGGATGTTATCAGGCGGTGAGCGGCAGGCGCTTTCCCTGCTGATGGCGACATTCACAGAACCATCGATCCTATTATTGGATGAGCATACCGCTGCACTCGATCCTGCACGTGCCGAGTTGATTACCAATTTAACAAAAGAAATCGTCGACAAATACCATCTCACTACACTGATGGTAACGCATAACATGCAGCAGGCACTTGACCTCGGCAACAGGCTGATCATGATGGACAAAGGCCAGATCATCCTAGAAGTCGATGAAGAACAAAAAGCAAAGCTGACAATCGAAGACTTGCTCAACGAATTCCAGCGAATCCGGGGAACAAAAATGGCAAGCGACCGGGCGTTACTAAGCTAG
- a CDS encoding NAD(P)H-dependent flavin oxidoreductase, which produces MNGITSVLGIKYPIIQGGMGNISNAILTAAVSEAGGLGTIGAGTMPAEEVEQIILETKSRTSKPFSVNVALSVSPNAVEILRLAVKYKVQIVTLSAGNPAPFIPKLKEAGIKIITVVASVKQAKKAEAAGADILVAEGYEAAGINSNLETTTLALIPQIVAQVNIPVVAAGGIGDGKGLAAMLALGASGVQMGTRFIATKEAPFHDNYKQKLLQANDHQTVIVGRSVGRIRRLMNTSYAGKLIEAEKQGLTPEEFAELTTEEIHKKGALEGCEDNGFMNGGQVSGLVSDIPTVQELLDRMIKEAKERLRIATLLL; this is translated from the coding sequence GTGAATGGAATTACTTCTGTTCTGGGCATAAAATATCCAATCATCCAGGGTGGAATGGGTAACATCAGCAATGCTATTTTAACAGCGGCTGTGTCAGAAGCGGGCGGCCTGGGCACAATAGGTGCCGGAACGATGCCTGCTGAAGAAGTGGAGCAAATTATTCTTGAAACAAAATCGAGGACATCAAAGCCTTTTTCTGTGAATGTGGCCTTAAGTGTTTCTCCGAATGCGGTGGAGATCCTGCGCCTGGCAGTCAAATATAAGGTTCAAATAGTAACATTATCCGCGGGTAACCCTGCGCCTTTCATTCCTAAACTTAAAGAGGCTGGAATCAAGATTATTACTGTTGTCGCATCTGTAAAACAGGCCAAAAAAGCCGAAGCTGCAGGTGCTGATATTTTAGTGGCTGAGGGATATGAAGCTGCAGGGATTAACTCGAACCTGGAGACGACCACATTGGCGCTGATTCCGCAGATTGTCGCCCAGGTAAACATACCGGTTGTTGCTGCAGGGGGAATTGGGGACGGAAAGGGCCTTGCAGCCATGCTTGCACTTGGAGCCAGCGGTGTACAGATGGGAACGAGGTTCATCGCCACAAAGGAAGCTCCATTCCATGATAACTACAAGCAAAAACTTTTGCAGGCAAACGACCATCAAACCGTAATAGTAGGAAGGTCTGTTGGAAGAATTCGCAGGCTGATGAATACTTCTTATGCAGGAAAACTGATCGAAGCAGAAAAACAGGGACTTACACCAGAGGAATTCGCCGAACTGACGACTGAGGAAATACATAAAAAAGGTGCACTGGAAGGATGCGAAGACAACGGGTTTATGAATGGGGGCCAGGTGTCGGGATTGGTTTCTGATATCCCAACCGTCCAGGAATTACTGGATCGAATGATTAAAGAAGCGAAAGAACGCCTGAGAATCGCAACACTTTTATTATAG
- the pdhA gene encoding pyruvate dehydrogenase (acetyl-transferring) E1 component subunit alpha, with the protein MEKDFPIFQVMDQNGNIVSEEYKNLVTEERVKKFYSEMVRIRTLDRKSISLQRQGRIGTYAPFEGQEASQVGTALALQSDDWMFPTYRDHGAAMVFGHSLRNILLFWNGRNEGCVPPDGKKIFPPAIPIATQIPHAAGAAFAEKQKETKNAAICYFGDGATSEGDFHEGLNFASVFKSPVVYFCQNNQYAISVPISKQMNSATIAQKALAYDIPGVRIDGNDIFAVFAETEKALKRARNGEGPTLIEAMTWRYGSHTTADDASKYRDQGESALKRMETDPLLRLERWMKNEGLYDEAWVKEIETQAAAEVDAAVQEMEKFPKADPAVIFDYVFEKPTWTIQKQKREYLELIGGES; encoded by the coding sequence ATGGAAAAGGATTTTCCGATTTTTCAAGTGATGGACCAAAACGGGAACATTGTGTCTGAGGAATATAAGAATTTGGTGACCGAAGAGAGAGTGAAGAAGTTTTATTCGGAAATGGTGAGGATCCGGACGCTGGACAGGAAATCTATCAGTCTCCAGCGGCAAGGGCGTATCGGGACGTATGCTCCATTTGAAGGGCAGGAGGCTTCCCAGGTTGGAACGGCTCTTGCGCTACAAAGTGATGACTGGATGTTCCCGACTTACCGAGATCACGGTGCTGCAATGGTGTTCGGGCACTCCCTGAGGAATATTTTACTGTTCTGGAACGGTCGAAATGAAGGATGCGTACCGCCGGATGGGAAGAAGATTTTTCCGCCAGCGATTCCGATTGCAACACAAATTCCACACGCTGCAGGTGCAGCATTTGCCGAAAAACAAAAAGAAACAAAGAATGCGGCGATCTGCTATTTCGGTGATGGAGCGACTTCGGAAGGCGATTTTCATGAAGGCTTGAACTTTGCCAGTGTATTTAAATCTCCGGTCGTATATTTTTGCCAGAATAATCAATACGCAATTTCAGTTCCAATCAGCAAACAGATGAACTCAGCAACCATTGCTCAAAAAGCACTCGCATATGATATCCCGGGTGTGAGAATTGATGGCAACGATATTTTTGCTGTGTTTGCTGAAACGGAAAAAGCACTAAAACGGGCTCGCAATGGCGAAGGGCCAACATTGATTGAAGCAATGACCTGGCGTTATGGATCACATACAACTGCTGATGATGCTTCAAAATATCGTGACCAGGGAGAAAGTGCTCTGAAGCGAATGGAGACGGACCCGTTGCTAAGGCTGGAGCGCTGGATGAAAAACGAAGGGCTTTACGATGAAGCGTGGGTGAAGGAAATAGAAACGCAGGCAGCTGCTGAAGTTGATGCAGCTGTACAGGAAATGGAAAAGTTCCCTAAAGCTGACCCTGCAGTGATCTTTGATTATGTTTTCGAAAAGCCTACATGGACAATACAGAAGCAAAAGCGGGAATACCTTGAGCTGATCGGAGGTGAGTCGTGA
- a CDS encoding alpha-ketoacid dehydrogenase subunit beta, which yields MNTAIQTKTLTLVQAITDGLDTMLGESKEVILLGEDIGKNGGVFRATDGLQEKYGEDRVVDTPLSEAGFVGAAIGMAVNGFRPVVEIQFLGFIYPAYEQIMTHASRLRMRTLGHFTVPMVIRAPYGAGVRAPEIHCDSTESLFTHMPGMKVVCPSNAYDAKGLMIAAIEDPDPVLFLEPMRSYRSSRGEVPEGKYTVEIGKGKKLTEGDDVTVIAWGAMVPVAMKAAEDMKQKGVQCEVLDLRTLYPIDKDLVIESIQKTGRTVIVHEAHATGGTGSDLISLINDEAFLYQKAPAERVTGYDTPVPYFGFEEHYLPTPKRVAAAIEKVMKF from the coding sequence ATGAATACGGCAATACAGACAAAGACCTTGACGCTTGTCCAGGCGATTACCGATGGACTGGATACGATGCTCGGTGAAAGCAAGGAAGTCATCCTTCTTGGTGAGGATATCGGAAAAAATGGCGGGGTATTCCGTGCGACTGATGGCCTTCAGGAGAAATATGGAGAGGACCGCGTGGTAGATACTCCTTTAAGTGAAGCAGGTTTTGTAGGGGCAGCGATTGGCATGGCCGTTAATGGATTCCGTCCTGTGGTGGAAATCCAGTTCCTGGGCTTCATTTATCCTGCTTATGAACAAATCATGACCCATGCTTCGAGGCTGCGAATGAGGACATTGGGCCATTTTACCGTGCCAATGGTTATCCGGGCTCCTTATGGCGCCGGTGTACGCGCACCTGAAATCCATTGTGACAGCACGGAATCTCTTTTCACCCATATGCCGGGAATGAAGGTCGTATGTCCATCTAATGCCTATGACGCGAAAGGCCTGATGATCGCTGCAATTGAGGATCCGGACCCTGTCCTCTTTTTAGAGCCAATGAGAAGTTATCGCTCTTCACGCGGTGAGGTTCCTGAAGGGAAGTATACAGTTGAAATAGGAAAAGGAAAGAAGCTTACAGAAGGCGACGATGTGACAGTCATTGCCTGGGGAGCCATGGTTCCGGTTGCGATGAAGGCAGCGGAAGATATGAAGCAAAAGGGTGTCCAGTGTGAGGTCCTTGATCTAAGGACACTTTATCCGATTGACAAAGACCTTGTCATAGAGTCAATCCAGAAGACAGGACGAACGGTGATTGTCCATGAAGCACATGCGACGGGAGGCACTGGCAGTGATTTGATCTCACTGATCAATGATGAGGCATTCCTTTATCAAAAGGCTCCGGCCGAAAGAGTGACAGGCTATGATACACCTGTACCATACTTTGGATTCGAAGAACATTATCTGCCGACCCCGAAAAGAGTCGCAGCTGCAATCGAAAAAGTAATGAAGTTTTAG
- a CDS encoding ABC transporter substrate-binding protein: MKKSVKAISLVLASALLLAGCGGNEASNGSSDKKQYKIGLTQFAEHPSLDAATEGFKKALEDKGFKEGDNVKYDFQNAQADMNNTASIANNFVGDKVDLIFANATPSAVAALNATKDIPIIFTSVTDPIGAGLVEAFDKPGDNITGTTDNHPDATKKTIDFMTNEIGAKKIGVIYNAGEQNSEVQLKEVKKLAEANGAKVVEASISTSAEVKQAAESLVGRVDAIYVPTDNTVVSALESVISVANGKKIPLFVGELDSMKRGAVAASGFNYYDIGYQSGLMAAEILSGSKKASEIPVELPKSLTLTINKKAAEEQGVEVKEEWGDDAEFHEE; this comes from the coding sequence ATGAAAAAATCAGTAAAAGCTATTTCTCTTGTCCTGGCCAGTGCATTGCTTTTGGCAGGATGTGGAGGGAATGAAGCATCAAACGGTTCATCTGACAAAAAGCAATACAAGATTGGCTTGACCCAATTCGCGGAGCATCCATCGCTTGATGCCGCAACTGAGGGCTTCAAGAAAGCTCTTGAGGACAAAGGATTTAAAGAGGGAGACAATGTAAAATATGACTTCCAGAACGCACAGGCAGACATGAATAACACGGCAAGTATCGCGAACAATTTTGTAGGTGACAAGGTCGACCTCATTTTCGCTAACGCTACACCGAGCGCTGTTGCAGCACTTAATGCAACAAAGGATATTCCAATCATCTTCACTTCGGTGACAGACCCTATCGGAGCAGGACTTGTTGAAGCATTCGATAAGCCTGGCGACAATATCACTGGTACGACCGATAACCATCCAGATGCTACCAAAAAGACAATTGACTTTATGACAAATGAAATTGGTGCCAAGAAGATCGGCGTAATCTACAACGCTGGTGAACAGAACTCTGAGGTTCAGCTGAAGGAAGTCAAGAAGCTTGCGGAAGCGAATGGTGCGAAGGTCGTTGAAGCTTCAATTTCAACATCAGCAGAAGTTAAGCAAGCGGCAGAGTCTCTTGTTGGACGTGTTGATGCCATCTATGTACCTACAGATAATACAGTTGTTTCTGCACTTGAATCGGTTATTTCTGTAGCTAATGGCAAAAAGATTCCATTATTTGTTGGCGAACTTGATTCTATGAAGCGCGGTGCAGTCGCGGCCAGCGGTTTCAATTACTATGACATAGGTTACCAGTCAGGTTTGATGGCTGCAGAAATCTTATCTGGCAGCAAGAAAGCTTCTGAAATCCCAGTCGAACTTCCAAAATCATTAACACTGACAATCAACAAAAAAGCCGCTGAGGAACAGGGTGTTGAAGTCAAGGAAGAGTGGGGAGACGACGCAGAGTTCCACGAAGAATAA
- a CDS encoding gamma carbonic anhydrase family protein: protein MILSYLDKKPVIDETVFQAPGSYIIGDVKIGKHSSVWFNAVLRGDEDTITIGESCSIQDNVTCHLYEGSPLVIEDEVTVGHNAILHGCTIKKRCIIGMGSTILDGAEIGEECIIGANTLIPAGKKIPPRSLVVGAPGKVVREIGDKDLELIQLSIDTYVQKGREYRETLKDIS, encoded by the coding sequence TTGATTCTAAGTTATTTAGATAAAAAACCGGTCATTGATGAAACAGTTTTCCAGGCACCAGGAAGCTACATCATTGGTGACGTGAAAATCGGCAAACATTCCAGTGTGTGGTTCAATGCCGTTTTACGCGGAGACGAAGATACGATAACAATAGGAGAAAGCTGCAGCATACAGGATAACGTAACATGCCATTTGTATGAGGGCTCGCCTCTTGTCATTGAAGATGAAGTCACAGTCGGCCACAATGCGATCCTACATGGTTGCACCATCAAGAAAAGATGTATTATCGGCATGGGCTCAACTATCCTTGATGGAGCCGAAATCGGTGAAGAATGCATCATCGGGGCCAATACTTTGATTCCTGCGGGAAAAAAAATACCACCGCGCTCGCTCGTTGTCGGAGCTCCGGGGAAAGTCGTAAGGGAAATCGGGGATAAGGATTTGGAGCTGATTCAATTATCAATCGATACATATGTTCAAAAGGGAAGAGAGTACCGGGAAACTTTGAAGGATATCAGCTAA
- a CDS encoding thioesterase family protein: protein MRDGLIAGRTASIDVIVTPEMFARFEGKVVHPVYSTVSMVYHMEWVSRQIIVPFLDDHEEGMGGAVTVKHIAPCTEGAEVTVTATVTGLQANTIFTNVRAESKGRLIGVGEVKQVVLPKEKINELLTGS, encoded by the coding sequence ATGCGAGATGGTTTGATAGCTGGGCGAACGGCCTCCATCGATGTCATTGTTACACCAGAAATGTTTGCCCGCTTTGAGGGAAAAGTTGTCCATCCGGTATACTCCACGGTATCCATGGTGTATCACATGGAGTGGGTATCGCGGCAAATTATAGTTCCCTTTTTAGATGATCACGAAGAAGGTATGGGCGGTGCTGTAACAGTTAAACACATAGCTCCTTGTACCGAAGGGGCCGAGGTTACGGTAACTGCGACCGTCACAGGACTCCAAGCCAATACCATTTTTACCAATGTACGGGCAGAAAGCAAGGGTCGCCTTATAGGAGTGGGGGAAGTAAAGCAAGTGGTCCTTCCTAAAGAAAAGATAAATGAATTACTCACAGGCAGCTAA
- a CDS encoding Leu/Phe/Val dehydrogenase, translating to MDMFEQIREHEQVVFCNDEATGLKAIIAIHSTRLGPALGGCRMYPYKSVDDALEDVLRLSKGMTYKCAAADVDFGGGKAVIIGDPTKDKSPELFRAFGQFVESIQGRFYTGTDMGTDPEDFVHALKETNCIVGVDEVYGGSGDSSVPTAQGVIFGLQATSKALWDTDDLSGKSYAIQGLGKVGYKVAEYLLENGAYLYVTDINQKAIDQIVKKAGEMGAGIKVVSSEEIYSQPADIFIPCAMGGIINDDTIPQLQVKAVVGSANNQLKEERHGHILQEKGILYAPDYIVNAGGLIQVADELYSPNKERVLKKTKAIYNSLLNIYKQAEREGITTVEAANKFCENRIEARTRRNSFFSHMKRPKWAVRM from the coding sequence ATGGATATGTTTGAACAAATTCGTGAGCACGAGCAGGTAGTCTTTTGTAATGATGAAGCAACTGGATTAAAGGCAATCATTGCGATTCATAGTACACGATTAGGGCCAGCATTGGGTGGTTGCCGTATGTATCCGTATAAATCAGTGGACGATGCACTAGAAGATGTATTGCGGCTTTCAAAAGGCATGACGTATAAATGCGCTGCGGCGGATGTAGATTTCGGTGGAGGAAAGGCTGTCATCATTGGTGACCCTACAAAGGATAAGAGCCCTGAATTGTTCAGGGCATTTGGTCAGTTTGTTGAGTCGATCCAGGGACGTTTCTATACAGGAACAGACATGGGCACAGATCCAGAAGATTTTGTCCATGCACTAAAAGAAACAAATTGCATCGTTGGTGTAGATGAAGTATATGGCGGAAGCGGCGACTCATCGGTACCAACTGCTCAGGGTGTCATCTTTGGTTTGCAGGCAACAAGCAAGGCTCTTTGGGATACGGATGATTTGTCCGGAAAATCCTATGCGATCCAGGGGCTCGGAAAGGTAGGCTACAAGGTAGCAGAATATCTTCTTGAGAATGGCGCCTACCTGTATGTGACAGACATTAATCAAAAAGCAATCGACCAGATCGTTAAGAAAGCGGGAGAAATGGGAGCAGGAATCAAAGTCGTTAGCAGTGAGGAGATTTATTCCCAGCCTGCGGACATTTTCATCCCGTGTGCAATGGGTGGAATCATTAACGATGACACAATTCCACAACTCCAGGTAAAAGCAGTCGTTGGATCTGCGAACAATCAGCTCAAGGAAGAACGTCATGGTCACATCCTTCAGGAAAAAGGAATTCTTTATGCGCCTGACTACATCGTCAATGCTGGCGGATTGATCCAAGTGGCGGATGAGCTGTATTCACCGAATAAGGAACGAGTCTTGAAGAAGACGAAAGCTATCTATAATTCTCTTTTAAATATTTACAAGCAGGCAGAGCGAGAAGGAATCACGACTGTTGAAGCCGCTAATAAATTTTGTGAAAACCGGATTGAAGCCAGAACAAGACGAAACAGCTTTTTCTCTCATATGAAGCGACCAAAATGGGCAGTGAGGATGTAA
- a CDS encoding ABC transporter permease, translating to MFTSIFGAFESGIIYAIMALGVYLSFRVLDFPDLTVDGSFVTGAAVAAIMIVNGANPFAATMVALIAGFVAGCLTGIIHTVGKVNALLSGILMMIALYSINLRIMGKSNVPLLNTDTAMTAVRDFFEKTGIDGFFNGILSAVGLGDSLPRTWGILLFMIVVTLAIKFLTDAFLKTELGLAIRATGDNKRMIRSFSSNTNLMIILGLGLSNAMVAFSGALIAQQGGFADVGMGIGMIIIGLASVIIGEALFGTKSIARTTLAVIGGAIIYRIVVTLALRVEFLEPGDMKLITAIIVILALTAPKMIEGYKEKKRKVKRQLEHMQMAAVPSEGKGEAGAALKSDS from the coding sequence TTGTTTACTTCAATATTTGGAGCATTTGAGTCAGGCATCATTTATGCCATCATGGCTCTGGGTGTATACTTATCCTTTCGGGTACTTGATTTTCCTGATTTGACGGTTGACGGCAGCTTCGTAACTGGAGCTGCGGTCGCTGCGATCATGATTGTGAATGGCGCTAATCCATTTGCTGCTACAATGGTAGCCCTTATTGCCGGCTTCGTTGCTGGATGCTTAACAGGAATCATCCATACGGTCGGTAAGGTGAATGCACTTCTATCAGGTATTCTAATGATGATTGCCCTGTATTCTATTAATCTAAGAATAATGGGTAAATCGAATGTCCCCCTGTTGAACACAGATACTGCAATGACCGCAGTGAGGGACTTTTTCGAAAAGACGGGAATCGATGGATTTTTCAATGGTATTTTATCGGCAGTCGGGCTGGGAGACAGTCTTCCGCGGACATGGGGTATCCTGCTGTTCATGATTGTCGTGACATTGGCAATTAAATTTCTTACTGATGCATTCCTTAAGACAGAACTTGGACTTGCAATCAGGGCAACCGGTGACAACAAAAGGATGATCCGCAGTTTTTCTTCAAATACAAACCTGATGATCATCCTAGGTCTTGGCCTTTCGAATGCAATGGTAGCTTTTTCGGGAGCATTGATCGCCCAGCAGGGTGGTTTCGCTGATGTTGGTATGGGTATCGGGATGATTATCATCGGTCTTGCGTCTGTCATCATCGGTGAGGCTTTGTTTGGTACTAAATCGATTGCTCGAACCACTCTCGCTGTTATTGGCGGGGCGATCATCTATCGAATCGTAGTCACTTTGGCACTAAGGGTAGAGTTCCTCGAGCCAGGTGACATGAAGCTGATCACAGCTATTATCGTAATCTTGGCATTGACTGCTCCGAAAATGATAGAAGGCTATAAAGAGAAAAAACGGAAGGTGAAAAGACAGCTAGAGCACATGCAGATGGCAGCTGTTCCTTCTGAAGGAAAGGGTGAGGCTGGTGCTGCACTTAAATCAGATTCATAG